One segment of Pelagicoccus enzymogenes DNA contains the following:
- the ltrA gene encoding group II intron reverse transcriptase/maturase: MEAILDAENVSGAWKRVRANKGAAGVDGVSVEDFPGLFREAWPRLRERLAEGSYEPAPTLRAEIGKPDGGKRLLGIPTVLDRVIQQAIVRVLGPILDPGFSESSFGFRPNRSARHAVEQVGDTIKSGRRVAVDLDLSKFFDRVDHDILMSSLGRKVRDRRVLRLVGKYLRAGVQVDGRLHATRGGVPQGGPLSPLLANVVLDELDKELESRGHRFARYADDFVVLVKSPRAGERVMASVRKFLERRLKLKVNEGKSRVVKARELEFLGFAFGTGGKIVWSEKSLGVFKRRIREYTCRSWSVSMERRLLKLAQYVRGWMGYYGVSRTFKEARRLDHWIRRRVRCCYWKQWKTHSNRVRQLVSLGVDLRTAVKTAVTRLGHWKMSKTPGVSQALSKGYLKGQGVPSLVELWTRVHYPDTSR, from the coding sequence ATGGAAGCGATCCTGGACGCGGAGAACGTGTCCGGGGCGTGGAAGCGGGTGAGGGCCAACAAGGGCGCGGCGGGGGTGGACGGAGTGTCCGTTGAGGACTTCCCCGGCCTCTTCCGCGAAGCTTGGCCCAGGCTGCGCGAGCGGCTGGCGGAGGGCTCGTACGAGCCCGCGCCGACGTTGCGCGCGGAGATAGGCAAGCCCGACGGGGGCAAGAGGCTGCTGGGGATCCCGACCGTATTGGACCGGGTGATACAGCAGGCGATCGTGAGGGTTCTGGGGCCGATATTGGATCCGGGCTTCAGCGAAAGCAGCTTCGGCTTCCGTCCCAATCGCTCGGCGCGCCATGCGGTCGAGCAAGTTGGCGACACCATAAAGTCGGGTCGGCGCGTGGCGGTGGACTTGGACCTGTCCAAGTTCTTCGACCGCGTCGATCATGATATATTGATGTCGAGCCTTGGGAGGAAGGTCCGCGACAGGCGCGTCCTGCGCTTGGTGGGCAAGTACCTCCGGGCGGGAGTCCAGGTCGACGGGCGCCTGCATGCGACGAGGGGGGGCGTGCCTCAGGGCGGTCCGCTTTCGCCGCTGCTGGCCAACGTGGTCCTGGACGAGCTCGACAAGGAGCTCGAATCGCGCGGCCATCGCTTCGCCCGCTACGCGGACGACTTCGTCGTACTCGTCAAGAGCCCTCGGGCTGGCGAGCGGGTGATGGCGAGCGTGAGGAAGTTCCTCGAGCGCAGGCTCAAGCTGAAGGTGAACGAGGGGAAGAGCCGCGTCGTGAAGGCGAGGGAACTGGAGTTCCTCGGCTTCGCCTTCGGAACCGGCGGGAAGATCGTGTGGAGCGAGAAGTCGCTTGGCGTGTTCAAGCGCCGGATACGCGAGTACACGTGCCGCAGCTGGAGCGTGTCCATGGAACGCCGCCTGCTCAAGCTCGCCCAGTACGTTCGCGGCTGGATGGGCTACTACGGCGTCAGCCGGACCTTCAAGGAGGCCAGGCGCCTGGACCACTGGATCCGGCGCCGCGTGCGCTGCTGCTACTGGAAGCAATGGAAGACGCACTCGAACCGGGTCAGGCAGCTCGTGTCCCTCGGGGTCGATCTGCGGACCGCGGTCAAGACCGCGGTGACCCGGCTGGGGCATTGGAAGATGTCCAAGACTCCAGGGGTGAGCCAAGCCCTGTCGAAAGGCTATCTCAAGGGACAAGGGGTTCCGTCCCTGGTGGAACTCTGGACCCGTGTTCACTATCCGGATACGTCCCGATAG